A stretch of Lathyrus oleraceus cultivar Zhongwan6 chromosome 6, CAAS_Psat_ZW6_1.0, whole genome shotgun sequence DNA encodes these proteins:
- the LOC127093415 gene encoding uncharacterized protein LOC127093415, producing MEGITASAYKGLKEYWERKGYKRINGSGHRRRTNKVELGATQTGKRRFWRWKIKLSPKIRINRIPSPKKLLTRARDAYVSMMMGLANSRVMTVSGSAGGFGGALSTGPTGNAGFKRAPPKEYDEKMIIQIYKSILMTHGNLEVACRQ from the coding sequence ATGGAAGGAATCACGGCCAGTGCTTACAAGGGTTTAAAGGAGTACTGGGAAAGAAAAGGGTACAAAAGGATAAACGGGTCGGGTCATAGAAGAAGAACAAACAAGGTGGAACTCGGAGCTACCCAAACCGGAAAACGTCGGTTTTGGAGATGGAAGATCAAGCTATCACCCAAGATCCGAATCAACAGAATCCCATCTCCCAAGAAGCTCTTGACACGGGCGAGAGACGCCTATGTCAGTATGATGATGGGTTTGGCCAACTCACGGGTCATGACCGTGAGTGGCTCGGCCGGGGGATTCGGTGGGGCTCTCTCTACTGGACCTACAGGTAATGCTGGATTCAAAAGAGCCCCACCTAAAGAATACGACGAGAAGATGATTATTCAGATCTATAAATCCATTCTCATGACGCATGGAAATTTAGAAGTTGCTTGCAGACAGTAA
- the LOC127095633 gene encoding uncharacterized protein LOC127095633, giving the protein MLLRDNFLRQKARCNWIRLGDSNSKFFHSGMKGRFRRNNIVSLVTSRGRLEGVEDIKSEIFNHFKSRFTEPMEDRPTLDGLNFNVLSVKDRDLLEAPFQVDEIKEIVWLSDCDKSPGPDGFPLGFLKKCWNFVKDDVVNFVQEFYVRGVLPRSATASFLALIPKVDCPISIDELRLVIGKLVSPFQTTFIEGRQLFDGVVVLNEILDFAKRKRRKCIVLKVDFEKAYDCVSWGFLKFMLRKMGFGELWMKWLEGTVFSSSVSILVNGSPTLEFKTSRGLRQGDPLSPFLFLLVGEGLAGMMRKAVSLGLFKGFAVSEDIHFEMLQFADDTVLVCDGSKEKLWCIKTLLRGFELVSGLCINLKKSKLYGVHVEDFILESASSFLACNLEKIPFTFLGIPIGGNHRRRLFWSRMLAKMKKRLSGWRGKHLSLGGKVTLLNSVINNLPIFLLSFFKAPKCVLEDIIKIQRNFLWGDGGGSRKMCWVSWDKICLRTEEGGLGVKNVEWFNLSLMSKWGWRFLNDKHAIWFKLLQFRYGSGLQSLCDVVSKSVLSNYSLWWRDIQLVCGTPFGGHDWFCDSISCKLGRGNSFLAWKHCWLGNISLKLLFPRLFEVCSFPNALVINCGLWENEGWSWKVGVDSTLLVGELLEDWKELTEILKDVKPCMNEVDKLIWWRDVEGFSVRNAFKRLYSLNAVNHIGSDFRRCELKRLWKAIIPCKVKLFGWRWILGALPTRKELWHRGVILGVAGSFCLLCELEEEFVGHLFLKCYKVKTIWKEVFSWFGVDFDDLLGFSDIDTIVTGEDVLLFLSNSLDGRVKSSFFAFIWSLVCWSIWNARNNLVFKHSIWNVVEILLIIKSIGWDWISILSKGSIDINRDLWFANPASFIGFLDGHYDVEFIDLYFTKTLDTIIVEDSIQNMINDAFGVDRNHANEIPSASNFKIYQEDYVMPSLTQERNEAKEYYELAREGEQPLYEGCRLLV; this is encoded by the exons ATGCTTTTACGCGATAACTTTTTGCGCCAAAAAGCTAGGTGTAATTGGATTCGTCTTGGGGATTCTAATTCCAAATTCTTTCATTCCGGTATGAAAGGGAGATTTAGGAGAAATAATATTGTTTCTTTGGTTACTTCAAGAGGTCGGTTGGAAGGTGTGGAGGATATCAAAAGTGAGATCTTTAATCATTTTAAAAGCCGTTTTACGGAACCGATGGAGGATAGACCGACTTTGGATGGGCTTAATTTTAATGTTCTTAGTGTGAAAGATAGAGATTTGTTGGAAGCTCCATTCCAAGTGGATGAAATTAAAGAGATTGTGTGGTTAAGTGATTGTGATAAGAGTCCGGGTCCGGACGGTTTTCCGCTTGGATTTTTGAAAAAGTGTTGGAATTTTGTGAAGGATGATGTGGTTAATTTTGTTCAAGAGTTTTATGTGCGTGGTGTTCTTCCTCGATCCGCGACGGCATCATTTCTTGCTCTTATTCCTAAAGTTGATTGTCCGATAAGCATTGATGA GTTGAGATTGGTGATTGGTAAACTTGTGTCGCCTTTTCAAACGACTTTCATTGAAGGGAGACAATTATTTGATGGGGTGGTGGTGCTTAATGAGATATTAGATTTTGCGAAAAGGAAGCGTAGGAAATGTATTGTGTTGAAGGTTGACTTTGAGAAAGCCTATGATTGTGTTTCATGGGGTTTTCTTAAATTTATGCTTAGAAAAATGGGTTTTGGTGAGTTATGGATGAAGTGGTTGGAAGGTACGGTTTTTTCTAGTTCGGTATCAATTTTAGTTAATGGTAGTCCAACTTTGGAATTTAAAACATCTAGAGGGTTGCGTCAAGGAGACCCTCTTTCTCCTTTTCTCTTTCTTTTGGTGGGAGAAGGTCTTGCGGGAATGATGAGGAAAGCGGTTTCGTTGGGATTGTTCAAAGGTTTTGCGGTTTCGGAGGATATTCATTTTGAGATGCTCCAATTTGCAGATGATACGGTTTTAGTGTGTGATGGATCTAAGGAAAAATTATGGTGTATTAAAACTTTATTGAGGGGTTTTGAATTGGTGTCGGGGTTGTGTATTAATTTAAAGAAAAGTAAGTTGTATGGTGTGCATGTGGAGGATTTTATTTTGGAATCGGCGTCTTCTTTTTTGGCTTGTAATTTGGAAAAGATACCTTTTACTTTTCTCGGTATTCCTATTGGAGGTAACCATAGACGTAGACTTTTTTGGTCTAGGATGCTTGCAAAGATGAAGAAGAGATTGAGTGGTTGGCGAGGGAAACATCTATCTCTTGGAGGTAAGGTTACTTTACTCAATTCAGTGATAAACAATCTGCCTATCTTTTTACTTTCTTTCTTTAAGGCTCCTAAGTGTGTTTTGGAGGATATTATCAAAATTCAAAGGAATTTCTTATGGGGGGATGGTGGTGGAAGTAGAAAAATGTGTTGGGTTAGTTGGGATAAAATTTGTCTTAGAACGGAGGAAGGAGGTTTAGGTGTTAAGAATGTGGAGTGGTTTAATTTGTCTTTGATGAGTAAATGGGGTTGGCGTTTTCTTAATGATAAGCATGCGATATGGTTTAAGTTACTTCAATTTAGATATGGTAGTGGATTGCAATCTCTTTGTGATGTGGTGTCGAAGTCGGTTTTGTCTAATTACTCTTTATGGTGGAGAGATATTCAGTTAGTTTGTGGAACTCCTTTTGGTGGTCATGATTGGTTTTGTGATTCAATTTCTTGTAAATTGGGAAGAGGCAATTCTTTTCTTGCTTGGAAGCATTGTTGGTTGGGAAATATTTCTCTTAAACTTCTTTTTCCCCGTTTATTTGAGGTTTGTTCATTTCCTAATGCTCTTGTGATTAATTGTGGTTTATGGGAGAATGAGGGTTGGAGTTGGAAGGTGGGTGTTGATTCTACCTTATTAGTAGGTGAATTATTGGAGGATTGGAAGGAGTTAACAGAGATCCTAAAGGATGTAAAACCGTGTATGAATGAGGTTGATAAATTAATTTGGTGGAGAGATGTGGAGGGCTTTTCGGTTAGGAATGCTTTTAAACGATTGTACTCATTGAATGCGGTTAACCATATTGGTAGTGATTTTAGACGTTGTGAACTTAAAAGATTATGGAAAGCTATTATTCCGTGTAAAGTCAAGTTGTTTGGGTGGAGATGGATCTTGGGAGCCTTACCGACGAGAAAAGAACTTTGGCATAGAGGCGTGATTTTAGGTGTGGCGGGTTCTTTTTGTCTCTTATGTGAGTTAGAAGAGGAATTTGTTGGTCACCTTTTTCTTAAGTGTTATAAAGTTAAAACCATTTGGAAGGAAGTGTTCTCATGGTTTGGAGTGGATTTTGATGATCTATTGGGATTTTCGGATATTGATACTATTGTTACCGGAGAAGATGTGCTGTTATTTTTATCTAATTCTTTGGATGGAAGAGTGAAGTCGTCTTTTTTCGCTTTTATTTGGTCTTTGGTTTGTTGGAGCATTTGGAATGCTAGAAATAATTTGGTATTTAAACATTCCATTTGGAATGTGGTAGAGATTTTATTGATTATTAAATCAATTGGGTGGGATTGGATTTCTATTTTGTCCAAGGGGAGTATAGATATTAATAGAGATTTATGGTTTGCTAATCCTGCTAGTTTCATTGGATT CTTAGATGGTCATTATGATGTTGAATTTATTGATCTATATTTTACTAAAACACTG GATACTATCATTGTCGAAGATTCTATTCAGAACATGATCAATGATGCATTTGGAGTTGATAGGAATCATGCTAATGAAATACCATCTGCATCAAATTTTAAGATTTACCAAGAAGATTATGTGATGCCAAGTTTAACTCAGGAAAGAAATGAGGCCAAGGAATACTATGAATTGGCTAGAGAAGGAGAACAACCTTTATATGAAGGGTGTagactgttggtgtaa